The nucleotide window ATGATATAATCGATGCATTAAAGGAATTGAAAATTCCGAATTTAAGATGGCCAGGAGGTTGTTTCGCTGATACCTACCATTGGAAAGATGGGATTGGCCCTAAAGACGAAAGACCGTCATTTGTTAACCGTTGGTGGGGTGGCGTTATAGAAGATAACGGTTTTGGTACCCACGACTTTTTAAATTTATGCGAAACACTTGGAGCAGAACCTTATTTGGCAGCTAATGTAGGTAGTGGAACAGTGCAAGAACTTATTGATTGGGTATATTATGTGAATCATAAGGAAGGAAGCCCTATGGCTACCTTGAGAAAAGAAAATGGTAGAGAAGAACCATGGAATGTAAAATTTTGGGGAGTAGGTAATGAAATGTGGGGTTGTGGAGGTCATATGAGACCGGAGTATTATGCAGATGAATTTAGAAAATACAGCACCTTTATGACCGATTGGGGAAATGGTGATGGATTGTTCAGAATAGCTTCTGGCGCAAATGAATCAGATTATCATTGGACCGAAACTCTAATGAAACAGATTTCCCATAATTTAATTGAAGGTGTGGCGCTACATTCCTACTCAGTTATCAATTGGGGAAATAAGGGTCCCGCTACTAATTTTACCGAGGAACTATATTTTAAAACCATGAATGCTGCTCTTAAAATGGAAGAACGAGTGGTAAAGCATTCTGCAATTATGGATAAATACGATCCTGATAATAAAATTGCATTAGTGGTTGATGAATGGGGAGGATGGTATGATGTAGAAGAGGGCACTAATCCAGGATTTTTGTACCAACAAAATACCATGAGGGATGCCATGATAGCAGGTGTTACGTTGAATATATTTCATAATCATGCGAGAAGAGTAAAAATGGCCAATCTAGCTCAAACCGTGAATGTTCTACAAGCGGTTATTCTTACCAAAGAGGAAAAAATGATTTTAACTCCAACTTATCATGTAATGAATATGTTTAAGGTTCATCAAGATGCGACGCTTATTCCTGTTTCATTTAACTCACCAGATTACACCTACAATGGTGAAAAGCTTCCAGCAGTTTCAATTTCCGCCTCCAAGGATGATACAGGTAATGTGCATATCTCATTGGTTAACATCGATGCTAAAAATATGCAAGAAGTAGAATTGGATATAAGTGACTTAAATGTAAAGGATTTTAAAGGTGTTGCAATTAGCTCGGAGAATCTATCTGATCATAATTCTTTTGATGAACCAAATAAGATTGATATAAAAAAGTTTGAGGATTTTAATGTTAAAAAGGATAAAATCACAATTAAATTGCTTCCTTTTTCTGTAGTTACATTGGAAGGAAAATAAAAAAGTATTTGCTATGTTAAAGAATAAATCGATATCAATTCGATTTGTAAGTATGTTATGCTGTTTGGCACTTGTTTTTACGGGTTGTTCTAAAGATGACCCAACTAGTGATCCAACGCCCCAAGAGCCTGGAAACGGTGGTGGAAATCCAAATCCGAATCCAGGACCTACAACAAAAGTTTATACGGTAGATAACATAACAGATACCTATTATGATGTTGCCGGAGTTGAGAATATAAATAATTGGGGGCCCTATAACGTTCACGATCCATCAATTATAAAAGTTGGTAACACCTATTACTGTTACAATACTGACGTTTCATTTGGATCCGAAGTTCGACCTGGGATTCAGATAAGAAAGTCCCAAAACTTAATAAATTGGGAATGGGTCGGTTGGGTTTTTAATTCTTTACCCTCTAAGGGTAAGGCCTTTATTGAGAGCAAAGGAACACAAGCTTTTAATTCACTTTGGGCTCCATTTGTTATGAAAGTTGGGGAGGAATACAGGCTTTATTATTCGCTCTCTTCCTCCATTGGACGACTAAGTGTTATTGGTTTGGCAACCTCCACTCATCCTGAAGGACCTTGGATTGAAAAAGATTTGGTTGTAACATCGGAGGCAGATGGAACTGTACAAACAAACGCTATAGATCCAACGGTAGTTGTTAGTCCAACAGGTGAACATTGGTTTTATTATGGATCGGCCTGGGATGGTATTTA belongs to Aegicerativicinus sediminis and includes:
- a CDS encoding alpha-N-arabinofuranosidase, with the translated sequence MKFTKNFTTLNLVFFLSIFIVSAQNQVTTVSLNPSDNAPVISKHIYGHFAEHLGRCIYDGFYVGENSTIPNTAGVRNDIIDALKELKIPNLRWPGGCFADTYHWKDGIGPKDERPSFVNRWWGGVIEDNGFGTHDFLNLCETLGAEPYLAANVGSGTVQELIDWVYYVNHKEGSPMATLRKENGREEPWNVKFWGVGNEMWGCGGHMRPEYYADEFRKYSTFMTDWGNGDGLFRIASGANESDYHWTETLMKQISHNLIEGVALHSYSVINWGNKGPATNFTEELYFKTMNAALKMEERVVKHSAIMDKYDPDNKIALVVDEWGGWYDVEEGTNPGFLYQQNTMRDAMIAGVTLNIFHNHARRVKMANLAQTVNVLQAVILTKEEKMILTPTYHVMNMFKVHQDATLIPVSFNSPDYTYNGEKLPAVSISASKDDTGNVHISLVNIDAKNMQEVELDISDLNVKDFKGVAISSENLSDHNSFDEPNKIDIKKFEDFNVKKDKITIKLLPFSVVTLEGK